DNA from Deltaproteobacteria bacterium:
TGTTCTGAAAGAGAATGCCGTTGATGGCCGCCGCAAAACGTGTCGGTATTGAAAAATGTCTGTGCGAGCCTTGACCCATCTGAATCGTGAGAAAATGGAAGGGGAGGGGGACGGTCAACCCAAGCCCGCCCTCGTGCAAATCAGGCATTGTGCGAGGGAACTGATTTTTTCGTCCATGGTGAATCCGGCGGCTCTTGCTGGGCTGCTATCAGGCCCCCTTCTCAGCGCTTTTGCGGCGGTCCGAAAAAAGCTGCGGCAGCTCCTCAAGCAGTTTCTGCCGCCATTGGCGGATCTGGTTGGGGTGGACACCGTATTCCGAAGCGATCTGGGTTATG
Protein-coding regions in this window:
- a CDS encoding transposase; this encodes ITQIASEYGVHPNQIRQWRQKLLEELPQLFSDRRKSAEKGA